A region from the Thermoplasmatales archaeon genome encodes:
- a CDS encoding methylmalonyl-CoA mutase, whose translation MSGGMYLADGKNLSLFRDKPIKVLLAKPGIDGHDRGVLVLAKAFRDAGMEVLYAGLLPTPEEVVDTAINEDVDVIALSLLNGAHLTVFKKISDLLKKRSIEDIAVVGGGTIPDGDKPKLEKLGITGNYGPGTPISTIVQHITERATEARSRKMQ comes from the coding sequence ATGTCGGGAGGAATGTATTTGGCGGATGGAAAGAACCTATCCTTGTTTAGAGACAAACCAATCAAGGTGCTCCTGGCGAAACCCGGGATCGACGGGCATGACAGGGGAGTGCTTGTACTTGCAAAAGCATTCAGGGACGCTGGAATGGAAGTACTTTATGCAGGCCTTCTGCCTACACCGGAGGAGGTCGTGGATACTGCGATTAACGAGGATGTGGACGTAATAGCCCTGAGCCTGCTAAACGGCGCACACCTGACGGTATTCAAAAAAATTTCTGATCTGCTGAAGAAAAGGAGCATAGAAGACATAGCAGTTGTAGGTGGCGGAACCATTCCTGACGGCGATAAGCCAAAGCTTGAAAAACTTGGGATAACTGGAAACTATGGACCGGGCACACCCATATCAACAATAGTGCAACATATAACTGAAAGGGCCACGGAAGCCAGATCGAGGAAGATGCAATAG
- a CDS encoding Transposase — protein sequence MNSEELFRRLLGLEEPWIIKEIKFDHQEKRVDIFIDFPKGSRFPCPVCGIPYGVHDTEERTWRHLNVFQYPTYVHAREPRIKCDQHGKKTADLPWARKGSGFSLHFEAMVVEMGKEMPVSSVARIVGINEDSVWRILKHYVDEARKDQDLSGISVLGIDEFSVEKHHVYVTLFYDIKNSRVIHIEEGKDSDVFMKFMQKNPFLDVRNIEHITMDMCPPYISGAKRYFPDSSIVFDHFHVIKMMNDALDRIRRKESRENEILKHTRYDWLKNFSDLLQKERDRLMSVKSLDLQTSHAYHFKIALQRLWQVNAGIAESYLRKWISWASRSRMPDIIKLGKTINRHLAGIMEAIRSGINSAVVEGLNNKIRTAFKRSYGFKAHEYRDTIIYLVAGGLKLPPQC from the coding sequence ATGAATTCTGAGGAACTGTTCAGGAGACTTCTAGGTTTAGAGGAGCCGTGGATCATTAAGGAAATAAAGTTCGATCACCAGGAAAAGAGGGTGGATATCTTCATAGATTTTCCGAAGGGATCTAGATTCCCATGCCCTGTCTGTGGAATACCATATGGAGTACACGACACTGAGGAACGCACATGGAGGCACCTGAACGTATTCCAGTATCCCACATACGTGCATGCAAGGGAACCCAGAATAAAATGTGATCAGCATGGAAAGAAGACCGCTGATCTGCCATGGGCAAGAAAGGGATCGGGATTCTCGCTGCACTTTGAAGCAATGGTTGTGGAGATGGGCAAAGAGATGCCGGTATCTTCAGTTGCAAGGATTGTGGGAATCAATGAGGATTCTGTCTGGAGAATCCTGAAACATTATGTGGATGAGGCCAGGAAAGATCAGGATCTCTCTGGCATATCAGTGCTGGGAATAGACGAATTCTCCGTGGAGAAGCATCATGTCTATGTTACTCTCTTTTACGACATAAAGAACAGCAGGGTCATACACATCGAGGAGGGAAAGGATTCCGATGTTTTCATGAAGTTCATGCAGAAGAATCCATTCCTTGATGTCAGGAACATAGAGCACATCACAATGGACATGTGCCCGCCATACATATCCGGCGCTAAACGGTATTTTCCGGATTCATCAATTGTCTTCGATCACTTCCACGTCATAAAGATGATGAATGATGCACTTGACAGGATCAGGCGTAAGGAGTCAAGGGAGAATGAAATCCTCAAACACACAAGATATGACTGGCTGAAGAATTTCAGTGATCTCTTACAAAAGGAGAGAGATCGCCTCATGTCCGTGAAATCCCTTGATCTGCAGACATCGCATGCATATCATTTCAAGATCGCCCTGCAGAGATTATGGCAGGTCAATGCAGGCATTGCTGAATCATACCTGAGGAAATGGATATCATGGGCATCCCGATCAAGGATGCCGGATATCATCAAGCTTGGAAAGACCATAAATCGGCATCTTGCTGGCATAATGGAAGCCATACGATCCGGAATAAATTCCGCTGTTGTTGAGGGACTGAACAACAAGATCCGGACAGCATTCAAGCGTTCTTATGGGTTCAAGGCCCATGAGTACAGGGACACGATCATCTATCTGGTGGCAGGAGGTCTGAAATTACCCCCACAATGTTGA
- a CDS encoding ribulose-phosphate 3-epimerase, with protein sequence MRVSPSIISARLYDLQGEIRQCEEAGASSFHLDVMDGHFVPNLTIGPDFVKAVKHCSHIPLETHLMIDRPDKYYMVFVDAGSDVIMVHYETPIDVVSLFRKLDHEGVKRSLVINPETQIREVEDLIPGCSSLLVMSVHPGFSGQKFITDSVGKLKEAREFLNENAPDTLLEIDGGINLETGKLCAEAGADVLISASYIFGNEIAKSITSLRNLQKH encoded by the coding sequence ATGCGTGTATCCCCGTCCATAATATCCGCAAGACTTTATGATCTTCAGGGAGAAATAAGGCAATGTGAGGAGGCGGGTGCATCATCCTTCCACCTGGACGTTATGGATGGACATTTTGTTCCAAACCTCACAATAGGGCCGGATTTTGTAAAGGCCGTTAAGCACTGCTCCCACATACCATTGGAGACGCACTTGATGATCGATCGGCCAGATAAGTATTACATGGTATTTGTGGACGCAGGGTCTGATGTTATCATGGTACATTACGAGACTCCCATTGACGTGGTCTCTCTCTTTCGTAAGCTTGATCATGAAGGGGTAAAGAGGAGTCTGGTGATCAATCCCGAGACGCAGATCAGGGAGGTAGAAGACCTGATTCCGGGTTGCAGTTCATTGCTGGTGATGTCAGTACACCCAGGTTTTTCAGGGCAGAAATTCATAACGGACTCCGTAGGGAAGCTCAAGGAAGCAAGGGAATTCCTCAATGAAAATGCCCCCGACACCCTTCTTGAGATAGATGGCGGAATAAACCTTGAAACGGGAAAACTATGTGCTGAAGCTGGCGCGGATGTCCTCATCTCAGCTTCATACATTTTCGGGAATGAAATAGCGAAATCGATCACAAGCCTCAGGAACCTGCAGAAACACTAA
- a CDS encoding Acryloyl-coenzyme A reductase, with translation MKSFVISSPFGKENLRIEETQKPAEIEGNVTIRVKKAGLNPVDYNVINGKILYNLAPLPHVPGSEIYGTVETDGKHVKKGDAVIIYPRVFDGTCEYCLSGREYLCPNGGIWGVVSNGGYTDYVSVPEKQVFKLDRDMDSDIAVSLPVGGLTAYHALKRANAAPGQSVLVYGASGNTGTFAMQIAASMGLEVYAVSRNSWVTEFGATEVFSPNGIPDNFKVDIVIDSLGASFWENSVKHVTNGGSIVTFGVQTGRESKLDIGDLYTREIQMIGSTGGNRKELVELIKMTARKSFMVRVAKKFNLYDLKDAMGFFETKVGGRIILEN, from the coding sequence ATGAAAAGTTTTGTGATATCGTCTCCGTTCGGAAAGGAAAACCTCAGAATAGAGGAAACCCAGAAACCTGCAGAAATTGAAGGAAACGTGACCATCAGGGTAAAGAAGGCAGGGCTGAATCCGGTGGATTATAACGTGATCAATGGGAAGATACTGTACAACCTCGCTCCACTTCCTCATGTTCCTGGTTCTGAAATATACGGTACAGTGGAAACAGATGGGAAACACGTGAAGAAGGGCGATGCTGTCATCATTTATCCGCGCGTTTTTGATGGCACCTGTGAATACTGCCTCAGTGGACGGGAATACCTGTGCCCGAATGGCGGTATCTGGGGAGTTGTCAGCAACGGTGGCTATACCGATTATGTGTCAGTGCCTGAAAAGCAGGTCTTCAAGCTGGACCGCGATATGGACAGTGATATCGCAGTGAGCCTTCCAGTGGGTGGCCTTACCGCATATCATGCATTGAAACGTGCCAACGCGGCGCCAGGCCAGAGCGTACTTGTTTACGGAGCGTCTGGCAACACGGGTACATTTGCAATGCAGATTGCGGCTTCCATGGGTCTTGAAGTATATGCAGTTTCCAGGAACAGCTGGGTGACTGAATTCGGTGCAACAGAAGTATTCAGTCCCAATGGGATACCGGATAATTTCAAGGTAGACATCGTGATAGATTCTTTGGGTGCCTCATTCTGGGAAAATTCCGTAAAGCATGTAACAAATGGCGGTTCAATAGTGACCTTCGGTGTACAGACTGGAAGGGAATCAAAACTCGATATAGGAGACCTGTATACGAGGGAAATACAGATGATAGGATCAACTGGAGGAAACCGGAAGGAGCTTGTTGAACTGATAAAGATGACAGCAAGGAAATCCTTCATGGTTAGGGTTGCAAAAAAATTCAACCTTTATGACCTGAAGGATGCGATGGGATTCTTTGAGACAAAAGTGGGTGGGAGGATAATACTCGAAAATTAG
- the btuD_2 gene encoding Cobalamin import ATP-binding protein BtuD, whose translation MSARNTETIVCNKLTKSFGKRTILKDVDFRLANGINVLAGENGSGKSTLFYLINGIIKPDIGHVMISGMDSWKSHATAMKEVSFMPEKPSVLGGASVREHIYWFSHFKGTGSERIIDYMHLFGVDRVLSSTFQSLSMGEMQLVMLSCHLSADSSIFILDEPNSNVDVHKRSLISTAIRDKSRKSMSLFLISTHVFDEILTISDGLLILAGRTVDYSFGTWSSSSVSVLRTDSNTLMLTSIKTLDSTAVITNGALVTSLDIGSCVRIASEQGVRILSFFSLPSQLRILYE comes from the coding sequence ATGTCAGCTCGTAACACTGAAACTATTGTATGCAATAAACTCACGAAATCATTCGGAAAAAGAACAATACTCAAGGATGTGGACTTCCGCCTTGCTAATGGCATTAACGTGCTGGCCGGTGAAAACGGATCAGGCAAGAGTACTCTCTTCTACCTAATAAATGGGATAATAAAACCCGACATTGGTCACGTGATGATCTCTGGCATGGATTCTTGGAAATCGCATGCAACGGCAATGAAGGAGGTTTCTTTTATGCCTGAGAAACCGTCAGTGCTTGGAGGCGCGTCTGTAAGGGAGCATATATACTGGTTCTCACATTTCAAAGGTACAGGCTCAGAAAGAATAATTGATTACATGCATCTCTTTGGAGTTGATCGAGTTCTCTCTTCCACATTTCAGTCACTCAGCATGGGTGAGATGCAACTTGTAATGCTGTCATGCCATCTAAGCGCAGACTCGTCAATATTCATTCTAGATGAGCCAAATTCTAACGTCGATGTTCACAAACGTTCACTCATTTCGACAGCGATCAGAGACAAGTCAAGAAAGTCGATGAGTCTATTCCTAATCTCGACTCATGTCTTTGACGAGATACTTACGATTTCCGATGGATTGCTTATTCTTGCTGGCAGAACCGTTGATTATTCTTTCGGAACCTGGTCATCCAGCTCCGTTAGCGTACTGCGTACTGATAGCAACACATTGATGCTGACTTCGATCAAGACACTGGATTCCACTGCCGTTATTACGAATGGAGCACTGGTAACTTCCCTTGACATAGGATCGTGCGTACGCATAGCCTCCGAACAGGGTGTCAGGATACTGTCGTTTTTCTCTTTGCCGTCCCAGTTGAGGATTCTCTATGAATAA
- a CDS encoding membrane ATPase/protein kinase: MKIQDIIEGILRGDRRSIARGISIVEDDEKIEESSEVIRGIFNHTGRAHVIGITGPPGIGKSTMIGRLSRLLSEDNGKVSVIAVDASSPFSGGSLLGNRIRMQESLTENGIFMRSLANRGVNGGLSRSTWDAVKILDAAGNDFIIIETVGAGQADLDIVNLADTVIVVLGPGLGDEIQAIKAGIMEIGNIFVVNKMDRDGAFLAMKDIQDSLSMTPQKEWKVPVIGVNSMNGDGYDELVAKIMEHGKFNKARPQLRIKRFRKEVEMALQAEIRRRYVLETKELLNNDERIKDIAEEKVDPYSAAMKILKTRRPDL; encoded by the coding sequence TTGAAAATTCAGGATATCATAGAGGGAATTCTCAGGGGAGATAGAAGGAGCATTGCAAGAGGGATTTCCATTGTTGAGGATGACGAAAAGATAGAGGAGTCATCCGAGGTGATAAGGGGGATTTTCAATCATACGGGAAGAGCTCACGTGATTGGCATTACCGGTCCACCAGGCATTGGGAAGAGCACAATGATCGGGAGACTCTCCAGGCTGCTTTCAGAAGACAACGGGAAGGTGTCAGTTATTGCAGTTGATGCTTCAAGCCCCTTTTCCGGAGGATCATTGCTTGGGAACCGCATACGGATGCAGGAGTCTCTGACGGAAAACGGAATATTCATGCGAAGCCTGGCAAACAGGGGAGTGAATGGAGGTTTATCCAGGTCAACATGGGATGCTGTCAAGATCCTGGACGCAGCAGGAAACGACTTTATAATAATAGAAACTGTTGGAGCAGGCCAGGCTGACCTTGATATTGTGAACCTTGCAGATACCGTGATTGTCGTACTTGGACCGGGACTTGGTGACGAAATACAGGCAATAAAAGCAGGCATAATGGAGATTGGAAATATATTCGTAGTGAACAAGATGGACCGTGACGGTGCCTTTTTGGCAATGAAGGATATCCAGGATTCTCTTTCTATGACTCCGCAGAAAGAGTGGAAAGTACCTGTGATCGGGGTTAATAGCATGAACGGCGATGGATACGATGAGCTTGTTGCTAAAATAATGGAGCACGGAAAATTCAATAAGGCCAGACCGCAGTTAAGGATAAAGAGATTCAGGAAGGAAGTGGAGATGGCCCTCCAGGCTGAGATAAGGAGAAGGTACGTACTGGAAACAAAGGAACTGCTGAACAACGATGAAAGAATAAAAGACATTGCAGAAGAAAAAGTAGACCCTTACTCAGCTGCAATGAAGATTTTGAAAACCAGAAGACCTGATTTGTAG
- a CDS encoding Small heat shock protein HSP16.5, producing the protein MAGMDAPLKFYADEFMKGIGNRVKEVMSFVYPPVTMYEESGEIVIEADLPGFKKEDIRVVLDKDSLTFSANRKISRSGMIYMDQRPENVHKRIALPVEIDYAVDYTAKYKDGVLTVSIPIKGINTIKVE; encoded by the coding sequence ATGGCAGGAATGGATGCTCCACTTAAATTTTATGCTGACGAATTCATGAAGGGAATTGGGAACAGGGTGAAAGAAGTTATGAGTTTTGTGTACCCACCGGTGACAATGTATGAGGAGTCCGGAGAGATAGTAATAGAGGCCGATTTGCCTGGATTCAAGAAAGAGGATATAAGAGTAGTGCTTGACAAGGACTCCCTGACTTTCTCAGCAAACAGGAAGATTAGCAGATCAGGGATGATATACATGGACCAGAGACCGGAAAATGTTCATAAGAGGATTGCTCTTCCCGTGGAAATAGATTATGCCGTTGATTACACTGCAAAATATAAAGACGGGGTTCTGACAGTCAGTATCCCAATCAAGGGAATAAACACAATAAAAGTAGAGTAA
- a CDS encoding putative ubiquinone biosynthesis protein UbiB, producing MASRETSAPPAGIRGRELRALFILYPVFRRYSRDRRSTRREKDGDWNYRRQRNGEHAVKVFIKLGPTFIKLGQVISARPDLLPKEYLAAFEKLQDNVPPSDFAKVKPIIERNLGKIEEVFDSFNEDAISGASLGQVYRAVYHGEEVAVKVNRPGVRENLKVDLLVIKRLLKIGKRFIENFLYFSINNVIEDFSSRIFDEANYIKEAENINRIRKNISGREDVVIPHVIPEVSTDEVMVMSYISGIKISDFEGLRQGKIDMKRLAWKLDLLFMRMLLRDDIFHADPHPGNISVTGDGKIILYDFGMVGSLDKKTRFQLLSLYDGLVSEDPDAIIDALLGLNALSPAANRGVIRQSMSMIIAGMQGKNPNEMEIRELLEIANGVIFEFPFKLPRPLVLYMRMSSLLEGICMQLDPDFQFVKVLREMLYNEGLLQELYRSQLEIMAGKAVKAIEKGMDAIPLLKRQLEDLSIPVQHKDSSRRVSASIFLGSILLASVIFYARFPLYSRISIILDLIAFVAVILKK from the coding sequence GTGGCCTCAAGGGAAACTTCTGCTCCTCCCGCCGGGATAAGGGGACGGGAACTTAGAGCCCTCTTTATACTGTATCCAGTATTTCGAAGATATTCCCGCGATCGTAGAAGCACCAGGAGGGAAAAGGACGGGGATTGGAATTACAGGAGACAGAGAAATGGTGAACATGCCGTTAAGGTCTTTATAAAACTGGGTCCGACATTCATAAAGCTGGGACAGGTCATTTCAGCCAGGCCGGATCTGCTGCCGAAGGAATATCTCGCAGCTTTTGAGAAGCTCCAGGACAACGTACCCCCATCAGATTTTGCGAAGGTCAAGCCTATAATAGAAAGAAATCTGGGGAAAATCGAAGAAGTTTTTGATTCATTCAATGAAGACGCGATTTCAGGGGCATCGCTTGGCCAGGTATACAGGGCAGTGTACCACGGCGAGGAGGTTGCGGTAAAGGTCAACAGGCCTGGTGTAAGGGAGAATCTAAAAGTAGATCTGCTGGTCATAAAGAGGCTGCTCAAGATCGGTAAGAGATTCATCGAGAATTTCCTTTATTTCAGCATAAACAACGTGATAGAGGACTTCAGCTCAAGGATTTTTGATGAAGCCAATTACATCAAGGAAGCAGAAAACATAAACAGGATACGCAAGAATATAAGTGGCAGGGAAGATGTGGTAATTCCACATGTGATACCAGAGGTCAGCACGGATGAGGTCATGGTCATGTCATACATATCCGGGATAAAGATCTCGGATTTTGAAGGTCTCAGGCAGGGAAAAATTGACATGAAACGCCTCGCCTGGAAGCTGGATCTTCTATTTATGAGAATGCTCCTTAGAGACGACATCTTTCATGCTGATCCTCACCCGGGGAATATTTCTGTAACTGGTGACGGCAAAATAATCCTTTACGATTTTGGCATGGTCGGAAGTCTTGACAAGAAGACCCGGTTTCAACTTCTCTCCCTATACGATGGACTGGTATCGGAGGATCCCGATGCAATTATTGATGCGCTGCTGGGTCTCAACGCACTTTCGCCTGCAGCAAACAGGGGTGTCATAAGGCAGAGCATGAGCATGATCATCGCCGGCATGCAGGGGAAGAACCCGAATGAAATGGAAATACGGGAATTGCTTGAGATAGCTAATGGAGTGATATTTGAATTTCCTTTCAAGCTCCCGCGGCCGCTGGTACTTTACATGAGGATGTCATCCCTGCTCGAGGGCATCTGCATGCAGCTTGATCCTGATTTCCAGTTTGTGAAGGTATTGAGGGAAATGCTATACAACGAAGGTCTTCTTCAGGAGCTTTACAGGAGCCAACTGGAGATCATGGCAGGAAAGGCAGTGAAGGCAATAGAGAAAGGGATGGACGCCATACCGCTCCTTAAAAGGCAGCTTGAGGATTTATCAATACCGGTTCAGCACAAAGACTCTTCCAGGCGCGTCTCAGCATCCATTTTCCTTGGATCCATCTTGCTTGCATCCGTGATATTTTATGCGAGGTTTCCGCTCTATTCAAGGATCAGCATTATTCTTGACCTGATAGCTTTCGTGGCAGTGATTCTGAAAAAATAA
- a CDS encoding Putative transposon-encoded protein translates to MEKVPINATNRLEIRGLKGFFVKTVTSFGTSANVDCPKQFIWRTVYLVIL, encoded by the coding sequence ATGGAAAAGGTGCCAATTAATGCGACTAATCGACTTGAAATAAGGGGTCTAAAGGGATTCTTTGTCAAGACAGTTACAAGCTTTGGGACAAGCGCCAACGTAGATTGCCCAAAGCAATTCATATGGAGAACGGTGTATTTAGTAATTCTATGA
- the aglI gene encoding Glycosyltransferase AglI — MISEIPGISIVITVYNNADSIADLMESLLLQEDPKEIIVVDSMSNDGTSEILEKYAGSQQLVRHFRIRCSRGGGRNIGVSKARYDFVAFTDGDAIADHEWLSSMRKFIMQGYEMVIGKVRQVGNEKFRELNRVELIYGGYEVTAPSANLGYSKSLFDRLGGFDESFITAEDIDLNIRCVKAGAKIAVCDQCIVQNRTRDSLSGMMEQAFWNGYGRKQLARKHPESWSHLNTENVIVSSLNPLYLLRSISATLGYVSCSLFGKR; from the coding sequence ATGATCAGTGAAATCCCAGGGATATCAATAGTCATTACCGTTTACAACAACGCCGATTCCATTGCAGACCTTATGGAGAGCCTCCTTTTGCAGGAAGATCCCAAGGAGATAATTGTAGTGGATTCCATGAGCAACGACGGCACTTCTGAGATACTGGAGAAGTATGCCGGAAGCCAACAGCTGGTAAGGCACTTCAGGATCAGGTGCAGCCGTGGCGGAGGCAGGAATATCGGAGTCAGCAAAGCCAGATATGACTTTGTGGCATTCACGGATGGGGACGCGATAGCCGATCATGAATGGCTAAGCTCCATGCGAAAATTCATCATGCAAGGATACGAGATGGTAATAGGAAAAGTAAGGCAGGTCGGAAATGAAAAATTCAGGGAACTCAACAGGGTGGAGCTTATCTACGGCGGTTATGAGGTCACCGCACCTTCCGCTAACCTGGGGTATAGCAAGAGCCTGTTTGACAGGCTTGGAGGGTTTGACGAATCTTTCATAACTGCTGAGGACATAGACCTCAACATAAGGTGTGTAAAAGCCGGAGCAAAGATTGCTGTATGCGATCAGTGTATAGTACAGAACCGCACAAGAGATTCGCTTTCCGGAATGATGGAGCAGGCATTCTGGAACGGTTATGGCAGAAAACAACTGGCAAGGAAACATCCGGAATCATGGTCTCATCTCAATACGGAAAATGTCATAGTATCCAGCCTAAATCCCCTTTATCTTCTCCGCTCAATTTCTGCCACGTTGGGTTATGTGAGTTGTTCCCTCTTCGGTAAACGATGA
- the malK_13 gene encoding Trehalose/maltose import ATP-binding protein MalK — translation MRIKFRNLSVSFRDSVALNNVDLDIDAKRVVLLGQNGSGKTTLMAVMSGLLRPTNGEAYINDTCPYNEREISLDQLSYMFGVSRYPYRIRVRDFLRFLQKTRSCGDVADLAFYAEILGQIMDKRMNELSSGETKLVAVINAIYCTRSTLILDEPFAFLDAFRSSKLIDQLVKSGREYVFSTHIPEEAEGVGDYFVLLDRGEIKWNGTFDDLYRDEIFEVYISPGYVPEFGFIFRYGNVCLVKGESEKLYESMKRGEIRGFRQAGVRRVYYETR, via the coding sequence ATGCGAATAAAATTCAGGAACCTTAGTGTATCGTTCAGAGACTCGGTTGCCCTAAACAATGTTGATTTGGATATTGACGCAAAAAGGGTTGTCCTTTTGGGGCAAAACGGTTCCGGAAAGACAACACTTATGGCTGTAATGTCCGGGTTATTGCGTCCAACTAATGGGGAGGCATATATCAACGATACTTGCCCATACAACGAACGGGAAATTTCTTTGGATCAATTATCATACATGTTTGGGGTTTCAAGATATCCCTATAGAATCAGGGTAAGGGATTTCCTGCGATTTCTGCAGAAAACTAGGTCATGCGGGGATGTCGCAGATTTAGCATTTTACGCGGAAATCCTCGGGCAGATCATGGATAAGAGGATGAATGAACTTTCATCCGGTGAGACCAAGCTAGTTGCCGTGATCAATGCCATTTACTGCACAAGGAGTACACTGATACTGGACGAACCCTTTGCTTTCCTGGACGCATTCAGAAGTTCAAAACTAATAGATCAACTGGTTAAAAGTGGAAGAGAATATGTTTTCTCAACACATATTCCGGAAGAAGCGGAAGGAGTGGGGGATTACTTCGTCCTGCTTGACAGGGGAGAGATTAAATGGAACGGAACGTTTGACGACCTCTATCGGGATGAGATCTTTGAGGTGTACATTAGCCCCGGATACGTACCAGAATTTGGGTTCATTTTCAGGTATGGCAACGTTTGCCTTGTAAAGGGCGAGAGTGAAAAATTATATGAAAGCATGAAGAGAGGAGAAATTCGTGGATTCAGACAGGCCGGTGTCAGAAGAGTTTACTATGAAACTAGGTAA
- a CDS encoding methylmalonyl-CoA mutase translates to MMAGENKNYWERKLSEFSADSGTRGERSRKWKKEVLDPWNSRTKYEEREYTNSSDIKIDELYTRDDLRKSFDDKYLGFPGTYPFTRGVYPNMYRGKLWTMRMFSGFGTPEDTNRRLKYLIEHGESGLSIAFDMPTLYGYDCDNKRADGEVGRCGVNVSSLRDMEDILSGIDLGKVSTSMTINAPAAVLTAMYIAVARKQGVPLDRISGTVQADILKEYIAQKEWIYPPEAHLRLIRDMMVYCTRNVPKWNYISISGYHIREAGSSAAQELAFTLADGFHYVDMGIEAGLDPSDFAPRLSFFFNSSINFFEEVAKLRASRRIWATVLREKYGVNDERSLYLRFHTQTSGYTLTWQQPLNNIVRTTVEAMAAVMGGTQSLHTNSYDEAWALPSEQAVKVALRTQQIIAEETGLADTIDPLGGSYYVEWLTDRMEEEAFRYFNEIEKMGGILQAVKTGYIQKEIAATSYRRQIRIEQGKEVMVGVNKYAESDEKPINILKISRKAQKSQVSKLLSVKQERDENRVKHALSELEQVLRNPEENSMPYIIDAVESYATLEEISNVGRNVFGGWKEPILV, encoded by the coding sequence ATGATGGCGGGAGAGAATAAGAATTACTGGGAGAGAAAACTGTCAGAGTTCAGTGCTGACTCAGGGACAAGAGGTGAAAGGTCCAGGAAATGGAAAAAGGAAGTACTGGACCCATGGAACTCCAGAACAAAATATGAGGAGCGCGAATACACCAACTCTTCGGATATAAAGATAGACGAACTCTATACCCGCGATGACCTCAGGAAAAGTTTTGACGATAAATACCTTGGATTTCCGGGTACATACCCATTCACAAGGGGAGTTTATCCGAACATGTATAGGGGAAAACTGTGGACAATGAGGATGTTTTCAGGTTTTGGAACCCCGGAGGATACAAACAGGAGACTTAAGTATCTGATTGAACACGGAGAATCCGGATTGAGCATTGCGTTTGACATGCCAACGCTTTACGGCTATGACTGTGACAACAAGAGAGCAGATGGGGAGGTCGGGAGATGCGGCGTTAATGTATCTTCCCTGCGGGACATGGAAGACATCCTCTCCGGGATTGACCTTGGGAAGGTGAGCACATCAATGACCATAAATGCCCCGGCTGCCGTCCTTACTGCAATGTACATAGCTGTGGCAAGGAAGCAGGGAGTTCCCCTGGACAGGATTTCAGGAACGGTCCAGGCCGATATACTTAAGGAATACATAGCCCAGAAGGAATGGATTTATCCACCGGAAGCACACCTGAGGCTGATAAGGGACATGATGGTCTATTGCACAAGGAATGTTCCGAAATGGAATTACATAAGCATTTCTGGATATCATATCAGGGAAGCGGGATCAAGCGCAGCACAGGAACTGGCATTTACGCTTGCCGATGGTTTTCACTATGTCGATATGGGAATTGAGGCTGGACTGGATCCGTCTGACTTTGCACCAAGACTATCCTTTTTCTTCAATTCATCCATAAACTTCTTCGAGGAGGTAGCCAAATTAAGGGCTTCCCGGAGGATATGGGCAACGGTTCTCAGGGAGAAGTATGGTGTTAACGATGAACGGAGCTTGTACCTCAGGTTCCACACGCAGACATCCGGGTATACTCTGACCTGGCAACAGCCCCTGAATAATATTGTGAGGACAACAGTGGAGGCCATGGCGGCCGTGATGGGAGGTACGCAGAGTCTTCATACAAATTCATATGACGAGGCTTGGGCCCTTCCTTCTGAGCAGGCTGTGAAAGTGGCGCTCAGGACTCAGCAGATCATAGCTGAGGAAACAGGACTGGCAGATACCATAGATCCTCTTGGAGGGTCGTATTACGTGGAGTGGCTGACAGACAGGATGGAAGAGGAGGCTTTCAGGTACTTCAATGAAATTGAAAAAATGGGCGGAATCCTGCAGGCAGTCAAGACAGGCTACATACAGAAGGAGATAGCAGCTACATCCTATCGCAGGCAGATAAGGATCGAGCAGGGCAAGGAAGTTATGGTCGGGGTCAACAAGTACGCAGAGAGCGACGAGAAGCCGATCAACATACTGAAAATAAGCAGGAAAGCGCAGAAATCACAGGTATCGAAACTGCTCTCCGTAAAGCAGGAAAGAGATGAGAACAGGGTAAAACATGCACTCTCGGAACTGGAACAGGTCCTGAGAAACCCTGAAGAAAACTCGATGCCTTACATAATAGATGCTGTAGAGTCGTATGCAACGCTGGAGGAAATATCAAATGTCGGGAGGAATGTATTTGGCGGATGGAAAGAACCTATCCTTGTTTAG